DNA from Candidatus Woesearchaeota archaeon:
GTTGTCACTATCAACCTGAACAGGCTGGCTTATGAGTCAAAGGGAGACAAGGAAAAATTCTTCGACAAAATAAGCCATTACATGGAGCTGGCAAAGAACTCGCTGGAGATAAAGAGGAAGATAGTGAACATGAACCTTAAGAGGGGGCTGATGCCTTACACCAAGACCTACTTGGGAACTTTCAGGAACCATTTCTCCACCATTGGGTTATGCGGCATGCATGAGGCATGCATGAACCTATTGGGAAAGGGTATACACTCAGAAGAGGGGAAGCGGCTGGCTATAGATACACTGAACCATATGCGGGAAGAGCTCAAGAAGTTCCAGCAGGAGACAGGCAACCTCTATAATCTTGAAGCCACTCCCGCAGAATCGACATCTTACAGGCTGGCTAAGCTTGACAGGCAGAAATATCAGAATATCTACACTTCGGGCAAAGAGACGCCTTATCTTACTAACTCATCCCAGCTGCCGGTGGGACATACAGACGATGTTATTGAAGCGCTGCAGCACCAGAATGACATACAGCACCTTTATACAGGCGGGACGATTTTCCATACTTTTCTCGGTGAGAGGCTGACGGACTGGAAATCTTCCATGCAGCTTGTCAAGAAGATCGCTGAGAATACAAGGATTCCCTATTTTTCAATAACCCCCACTTTCAGCATATGCCCTGAGCATGGATATATACAGGGCGAGCATTTTAACTGCCCTTATGACGGCAAAGAGCTGCAAACCGGGGGCGAGGAGAAAATACCTAAAGAGGTGGAATAGATGGCATGCGGAAAAAGATGCGAGGTATATTCAAGAGTGGTAGGGTATTTCAGGCCTGTGGGCAACTGGAATATCGGCAAGAAGGAGGAATTCAGGGAAAGGCAGGCATTTGATAACCAGAAAGCCGTTATAAGCGAGTTTGCTGATGAGATAAGCATTAATGAGACGGCTGGAATGCCTGAAGGCAATGCAGCAAGGGCTGATTGAAATGGGCCTGAAGATATTTACTATGCCGACATGCGACAAATGCAATGATATGAAGGAATACCTTATGGATAATAATGTTGATTTTGAGGATATCAATATAGGCGATGACGAGGGTGTCAAAGAGCTCAGGAAGATATACCCCAAGTTCAAGGACAGGATCGAAAGGTCAGAAGACGGCCAGCTGCCCATACCCCTTTTGGTTATGACTGAGCAGGAAGAAATCCGGGACACTGCACACACCCTGGAGCAGGCCAAGGCTATACTTAATAAATAATTATTCTCAAAGAAAAGACTAAAGGGGATTGGAAGTTTTCCTGATATGTGAGAATGGCTATAATCAAAGGAATCCAAAAAACAAGCATGGTTGATTATCCGGGCAGGATTGCGGCAGTCTTATTCACTTCCGGCTGCAACATGAGATGCCCTTTCTGCCAGAACCCTGACCTTGTTCTGGATAACAGGGATATTCCTGAACTGAACACTGAAAAAATTCTTGATTTCCTGAGGCAGAGAAGAAAATGGCTTGATGGTGTGTGCATTACAGGGGGCGAGCCGCTGCTTTATCCTGATATTATCGAGCTTATCAGGAAGATAAAGGGCATTAACCTTATGGTTAAGCTGGACACAAACGGGCTTAATCCCGGATTACTGAAAAAAATCACCAGCATGGGCCTGGCTGATTATGTTGCCATGGACATAAAGTCGGATAGGCAGCATTATAAGGAAGCAAGCGGAACAGACCTGGATATCTCCAAGATAGAGGAGAGCATTGAAATTATAAAGAATTCTGCTATAGACTATGAGTTCAGGAGCACAATCGTCCCCGATTTTTTTGACGAGGAAATAGTTGAAAACATAGGCAAATGGATCAATGGGGCAAAGAGATACTGCCTTCAGCAGTTCAGAAGCAACCTTCCATTATTGGACAAGAGCTTTGAGGGAAAGGAGCCTTATAAGAAAGAAATTCTTGAGAAATTCAGGCGGATTCTTGGGAAATATGCTGATGAAGTAATGATTAGGGCATGATACCCAGCAAGCCTGAAAATTTCGCAACATTAATATACCATTAATTCAGATTTTAGCATATGCTGGCATTATTATCGTTTATAATAGTTATACTGTTTTCGCTGATTGTCGTAAAGATAGGGGCTATTGCACTTGAAGCTACGGGGCTTTCCAAAGAGATATCACAGTTCCAGTCGCAGTCAGCCTTTTCCGGGGTTGGCTTTACTACACAGGAAAGCGAAACCCTGATGGGGCATCCGTTAAGAAGGAAGATTCTCCGCTTCCTTATGCTGATGGGAAGCGCTGGCCTTACATCTGCTGTAGCTACCTTAATCTTGACATTTATGAATACTTCCGGAGTTGTTGAGATATACGGCTTTCAGACGTCTTCTCTTGTTTTTAACATAACTACCATAATAGTTGTGCTGCTGATACTATTCCTGATATCAAGGACAGAGACCTTTGACCATATATTCAGAAGAATACTGCATAAGCCCCTGCATCTGATAAAATCAAAGATAGCACTTTATGATTATGAAAAAATGCTCGGATTGTCCAAAGGCCACAGTATCTTGTCTTTTGATGTTTTTAAGAACCATTGGATGGCTAACAAGAAAGTCAAGCATTTGAAGATGGAGAAAGAGGGCGTGACCATATTAGGCATATTCAGGAACATACATGGCCATGAGGAATATGTGGGTGTACCGAGCGGTGATTTTAAGATTGAGCCTAGGGATAAGGTTGTTGTCTATGCGCGTGAGCCGGCTATCGCCAATCTTGTTATCAGGGAGAAAGGGCAGAAAGGAAAGGTTGCAAGGCAGGAAGCTGAGAGAAGGTATTCCAAAATGAACATAATAAACAGGCTTGATGAAGAAAAGATGGCTAAGGCAAAAAAATGATTTTACTGCCTGCATGGACAGCAGGCAACGTAATTAATAAATAATCTTATCCTATCCAGGTGCAGTTCTGGAAATTATAGTCTATTATCTCGAACGTGCCCACATACTCCAATGAAGGCTCTTTTACTATCCTGATTTCCCTGAAAACAGGCTTTAATATGAATTCGTTCTCTCCTGCAACTCCACTCCCAGCTATGACCTTTTCCGAATATTTCCAGCCGCCCACACCGAATAATTTTTCGTTCTGTATGTTGCGGGTGTAATAATAGTTGATATTTTCTCCCTCATGCCTTCCTTTCTGGTATTTTACATCGCCTTTCCATGAGAGCTTTTTCCCGTTTTTCCATGTAGTGTTCCTTTCCAAAGCCCAGTAGCCGGTATCTGGCTTTTTATCATTGGCCAAAGTCATCTTTACTATCTTAGGTATAAGCTTTTTGGCATGCTCTTCGCAGCTAAGCTCTTCTTCTGCCCTTTCTTTTGATTGCCTTTCTTCCTGCTCTTCGCTGCTCTGCCCTTCTTCCCGGGCTTCTGTGCCAACCTCTTTCTGGTTCTCGGGAGTTTCTGCGGAATCTATTCCCGGAACATTTGCGCTGTCCTGATTTACACAGCCAATTACAGCTATGAGGAATATTGCGATAATAATTTTCAGTTTCATAATTTCACCTCTGATGGTATATTAATGCCCATATTATATAAGCTTTTCTGAATCGAATATTTTATAAATGAGGATTCTTTGCCTTTTTGGATAGGGGGCATGGAGGTCACAATATGGTATCTGAAAAAACCATCGAAGCTTTAAAGACAGCATTGCAGATGGAGGACAAGTCTGTTGAGCTTTACCAGGAGGCTGCTAACAGCACAAAGAACCCTGTGGTGAAAAAAACAATGCTTTTTTTAGCAGATTGGGAGAGAGAGCATGCGGAGAAGATAAAAAGGCTGAATGCCCATCTTATGGGCGAGCTGGCGAGCATGGACATAAAGACAGAATGCAGCCAGGATGCTATGTGTGTTGTAAAGGACTTCTTCGGCAAGAACAGGGATGATTTTGATAAGAAGCTTAAGGGCGAGCCTGATGATATAAAAGTGTATGAGGCAGGCATGGAAATAGAGAAACAAGGCCACGATTATTACAAGAAACTTGCTGAGGATGCGGATGAGGGGGAGGCTAAACAGCTGTTCAGCTTTTTAGCCAAAGAAGAGGATATTCATTATAAGTTTTTGGAGGACCAGCATAATTATCTTGCCGATCCGGAGTCATGGTTTTTGGATGAGGAGAAGTGGATATTGGAAGGATAGGCAAATTGCCCCGCAGATTTGCCACACGGCATCAGGCGGCGGATAACAGTGTGATCCATAAAATATAGATTATGCTTTATACCCTACCAAAGTTCGATAAAATGGAATGCAAACAAGAGCAGAATAAGGAAGATTGCAGCTGTTCTTATGAGCCCTGCTCAAGAAAGGGGGTTTGTTGTGAATGCATAAGCTATCACCTGGGCTCAAGGGAGCTTCCTGCATGCTGTTTTCCTAATGATACTGAGAAGAGCTACGACAGGAGCTTTGAGAAATTTGCTGAACTGGTCAATGATAAGAAACTTTAAAATTTTAATAGCCCGAGTGATAAAATGGGAATATACAACCCGAGAAATACAATAATTGTAACCTGCAGGGATAAGGGATTTGATGATGCTGTGACTCTTTCCTGGCACAGCCCCGCGAGCCACAAGCCTTTCCTTTATTCAATTTTTCTCGCAGGAAAGAGAAAAAGCTATAAGATGATAAAGAACAGCAGTGAATTCTGCGTGAATTTCATTACAAAGGAGCAGGAAAAGCTGGCATTGTTCTGCGGCACAAAATCGGGCCATAATGCCGATAAGTTCAGGGAAGGGGGTATAGAAAAAGAGGAATGCTCAGATATCGACTGCCCCAGGATAAAAGACTGCTCTGCTTATCTTGAGTGCAAGGTTGTCGATATAATCGAGGTCGGGGACCATTTTATGGCAGTCGGCAGGGTTGTCAAGGAAGTTGAGGGCAACAATAAGAAAAGACTGTTCCAAAGCAACATTACGGGAAATTATACTTTTACTACAACAAGTTAAGATGGGAGACCCATTCAAAAGAGCTGTAAAGCCCAGGGCAAGCTGGGACAAATACTTCATGAAGATAGCTATGCTTGTCGCCGAGAGGAGCACGTGCAGGAGGCATCACGTG
Protein-coding regions in this window:
- a CDS encoding anaerobic ribonucleoside-triphosphate reductase activating protein, which encodes MAIIKGIQKTSMVDYPGRIAAVLFTSGCNMRCPFCQNPDLVLDNRDIPELNTEKILDFLRQRRKWLDGVCITGGEPLLYPDIIELIRKIKGINLMVKLDTNGLNPGLLKKITSMGLADYVAMDIKSDRQHYKEASGTDLDISKIEESIEIIKNSAIDYEFRSTIVPDFFDEEIVENIGKWINGAKRYCLQQFRSNLPLLDKSFEGKEPYKKEILEKFRRILGKYADEVMIRA
- a CDS encoding potassium transporter TrkA translates to MLALLSFIIVILFSLIVVKIGAIALEATGLSKEISQFQSQSAFSGVGFTTQESETLMGHPLRRKILRFLMLMGSAGLTSAVATLILTFMNTSGVVEIYGFQTSSLVFNITTIIVVLLILFLISRTETFDHIFRRILHKPLHLIKSKIALYDYEKMLGLSKGHSILSFDVFKNHWMANKKVKHLKMEKEGVTILGIFRNIHGHEEYVGVPSGDFKIEPRDKVVVYAREPAIANLVIREKGQKGKVARQEAERRYSKMNIINRLDEEKMAKAKK
- a CDS encoding cytosolic protein; the encoded protein is MECKQEQNKEDCSCSYEPCSRKGVCCECISYHLGSRELPACCFPNDTEKSYDRSFEKFAELVNDKKL
- a CDS encoding flavin reductase family protein; translation: MGIYNPRNTIIVTCRDKGFDDAVTLSWHSPASHKPFLYSIFLAGKRKSYKMIKNSSEFCVNFITKEQEKLALFCGTKSGHNADKFREGGIEKEECSDIDCPRIKDCSAYLECKVVDIIEVGDHFMAVGRVVKEVEGNNKKRLFQSNITGNYTFTTTS